One segment of Gadus chalcogrammus isolate NIFS_2021 chromosome 8, NIFS_Gcha_1.0, whole genome shotgun sequence DNA contains the following:
- the LOC130387819 gene encoding T cell receptor alpha variable 38-2/delta variable 8 gives MKRIRLILELNTSCCRPAVEMETWLWIIIASLLSECNGEDRVNQTGEYVIATEGLTVSLRCTFETTDSSPSLFWYKQQTHDFPRFMLRRSTFGGDNAPEFRKDRFDAQIQIKSVPLSIQNLQLSDSALYYCALRPTVTGNTDSLYKNLLNTKQLFLYP, from the exons ATGAAGAGAATAAGACTCATACTTGAGCTGAACACCAGTTGCTGTAGACCTGCTGTTGAGATGGAAACCTGGCTGTGGATTATTATTGCTTCACTTCTATCGG AGTGTAATGGAGAAGACAGAGTCAATCAGACCGGAGAATATGTCATTGCCACTGAAGGACTCACAGTTAGTCTTCGCTGTACATTTGAGACCACTGACAGTAGTCCCAGTTTGTTCTGGTACAAACAACAAACCCATGACTTCCCCAGGTTCATGCTACGACGCTCTACATTTGGAGGAGATAATGCTCCAGAGTTCCGCAAAGACCGATTTGATGCCCAAATCCAAATCAAATCAGTTCCTCTGAGCATCCAGAACCTGCAGCTGTctgactctgctctgtactactgtgctctgaggcccacagtgacaggaaacacagactccctgtacaaaaacctgctgAACACTAAACAACTTTTCCTCTACCCCTGA
- the LOC130387879 gene encoding uncharacterized protein LOC130387879 codes for MQIFMLVVLFTGFTGDSHQQTIHSIQGSPVQALQGDDVTLSCNYSSATDFFWYRQYPSSPPQFLIKDYMELSGFTLKKDSDKKMFHLEISAAAVTDSALYYCAVQPTVTGNTDSLYKNLTRNLKSICHYLKLWFRGGASGEVNSHQESRSDYFFWYRQYPVEPPQFLLYISGLGINRTAESLGSDKRFSTELTEEKTGVDLKISSVASVKEKTE; via the exons ATGCAGATCTTCATGTTAGTGGTTTTATTCACTGGGTTTACTG GTGACAGTCATCAGCAAACCATCCACTCAATCCAGGGCAGTCCAGTCCAGGCTCTACAAGGAGACGACGTGACTCTCTCCTGCAACTACTCTTCAGCAACAGACTTCTTCTGGTATCGGCAGTACCCCAGCTCACCTCCCCAGTTCCTAATCAAAGATTACATGGAGCTATCTGGATTTACCTTGAAAAAGGACAGTGATAAAAAAATGTTCCATCTGGAGATCTCCGCTGCTGCCgtgacagactctgctctgtactactgtgctgtgcagcccacagtgacaggaaacacagactccctgtacaaaaacctgaCAAGGAACTTGAAGAGCATTTGTCATTACCTTAAACTGTGGTTCAGGGGAGGCGCATCTGGAGAGGTGAATTCACACCAGGAGTCTA GGAGCGATTATTTCTTCTGGTACCGTCAGTATCCTGTAGAACCTCCACAGTTCCTGCTGTACATCTCAGGGCTTGGTATCAACAGGACAGCTGAGTCTCTTGGTTCAGACAAAAGGTTTTCCACTGAACTGACTGAAGAGAAGACTGGAGTGGATCTGAAGATCTCCTCTGTTGCA AGTGTAAAGGAGAAGACAGAGTGA